The Anguilla rostrata isolate EN2019 chromosome 18, ASM1855537v3, whole genome shotgun sequence genome has a window encoding:
- the kcnk18 gene encoding potassium channel subfamily K member 18: MSVALEEGNTLEERSRCVRLLSILFPLASLMVLLVGYAALGALLFRYIEGPDGRPVELQKDYKDFLLTLVKTVRNSSENDSSPEQEEFVMKLHGKMKTFNTTWLQSPEQWSFFGAMFFCCTVFTTVGYGNIYPVTVAGKLVCVLYAMVGIPLMLLVITDVGDILAILVSKAYLRLHRLCCSLPSLCSWFSRRKREKPEEGGLIRDTSGQDGVVVRAPMDIRQVLRSQASVKTYSVKLCNAEIFDLIVARDNLASLQKHRGLYRSYSCPNLNQTPPQRGLWDLCTGEEVEKLDVPLMLILVLFFAYLLFGGLVLPRWEEEINIFDAFYFCFVTLTTIGFGDIVPQHPKFFMLTFLFIIAGMAILSMAFKLGQSRFVSCYRLCIRGLSGGTVLKYK; this comes from the exons ATGTCTGTTGCGCTAGAAGAAGGGAACACTTTGGAAGAGAGGTCGCGATGCGTTCGGTTATTATCAATTTTATTTCCTCTAGCCTCCCTAATGGTGTTACTCGTTGGATACGCCGCCTTAGGGGCTCTGTTATTCCGGTACATCGAAGGTCCTGACGGTAGGCCCGTGGAACTACAAAAGGACTACAAAGACTTTTTGCTCACTCTCGTGAAGACAGTTCGCAATTCAAGCGAGAATG ACAGTTCACCCGAGCAAGAAGAATTCGTGATGAAACTCCATGGCAAGATGAAAACTTTTAACACGACATGGCTTCAGAGTCCAGAACAATGGAGCTTCTTTGGCgcaatgtttttctgttgtacagtatttacaacAGTAG GATACGGAAACATATACCCCGTGACCGTCGCTGGGAAGCTGGTGTGCGTCCTCTACGCCATGGTGGGGATCCCCCTCATGCTGCTGGTCATCACCGACGTGGGGGACATCCTGGCCATCCTGGTGTCCAAGGCCTACCTCCGCCTGCACAGGCTCTGCTgctccctgccctccctctgctcctggtTCTCTCGCCGAAAGCGGGAGAAGCCCGAGGAGGGGGGTCTGATACGGGACACTTCCGGGCAGGACGGGGTGGTGGTCCGGGCGCCCATGGACATCAGGCAGGTGCTGCGCAGCCAGGCTTCGGTCAAGACATATTCCGTCAAGCTGTGCAACGCCGAGATCTTCGATCTCATCGTCGCCCGGGACAACTTGGCCAGCCTCCAGAAGCACAGGGGCTTGTACCGGAGCTACTCTTGCCCCAACCTCAACCAGACGCCGCCCCAGAGGGGCCTCTGGGACCTGTGCAccggggaggaggtggagaagctGGACGTGCCCCTCATGCTCATCCTGGTGCTGTTCTTCGCCTACCTCCTCTTCGGCGGGCTGGTCCTCCCCCGCTGGGAGGAGGAGATCAACATCTTCGACGCCTTCTACTTCTGCTTCGTCACGCTCACCACCATCGGCTTCGGCGACATCGTGCCCCAGCATCCCAAGTTCTTCATGCTCaccttcctcttcatcatcgCCGGCATGGCCATCCTCTCCATGGCCTTCAAGCTGGGCCAGTCCCGCTTCGTCAGCTGCTACCGCCTCTGCATCCGCGGCCTCAGCGGGGGCACGGTGCTGAAGTACAAGTAG